In Luteitalea sp. TBR-22, one genomic interval encodes:
- a CDS encoding cyclopropane-fatty-acyl-phospholipid synthase family protein, with the protein MTGGFRAVLLGAAIVTALSCSTGAAALDGMQAPSSPLQTERRPDVIFVPTREVVIDAMLKAAKVTPADVVYDLGCGDGRIVVAAAKLGARAVGIDIDPQRIKEANENAAKHGVTGKATFRQEDLFEADIREATVVTLYLLPSLNVKLRPRLLEQLKPGTRIVSHDFDMGDWAPEETIEVDGKTVYLWTVPKK; encoded by the coding sequence ATGACCGGTGGGTTCAGGGCAGTCCTCCTCGGCGCGGCCATCGTGACCGCGCTGTCGTGCTCGACCGGCGCCGCGGCGCTCGACGGGATGCAGGCGCCGAGCTCGCCCCTGCAGACCGAGCGCCGTCCCGACGTGATCTTCGTGCCCACCCGCGAAGTGGTGATCGACGCCATGCTGAAGGCGGCCAAGGTGACGCCGGCCGACGTGGTGTACGACCTCGGCTGCGGCGACGGGCGCATCGTCGTCGCGGCAGCCAAGCTCGGGGCCCGCGCCGTCGGCATCGACATCGACCCGCAGCGCATCAAGGAAGCCAACGAGAACGCCGCCAAGCATGGCGTGACGGGCAAGGCGACCTTCCGCCAGGAAGACCTGTTCGAGGCCGACATCCGGGAGGCGACGGTGGTCACGCTCTACCTGCTGCCGAGCCTCAACGTGAAGCTCCGGCCGCGCCTGCTCGAACAGCTCAAGCCGGGGACCCGCATCGTCTCGCACGACTTCGACATGGGCGACTGGGCGCCCGAGGAGACCATCGAGGTCGACGGCAAGACCGTCTACCTCTGGACGGTGCCGAAGAAGTAG
- a CDS encoding DMT family transporter, with amino-acid sequence MSGRLQVLIAAVLFSTAGMVVKATTLTSWQVAGFRSAVAAVFLLLVARIHLRPTWRTLGVGLIIAVTFITFIVANKLTTSAHAVFLQAAAPLYLVLLGPWLLGERMHASDLPFLVVVGIGLVLLFAGSVAPSTTAPNPVLGNVIATASGVTWALVLVGVRHISRDEGLRGAMTATFYGNVLAFLLCAPLAFPVVGARPVDWAVIGYLGCFQLGLSYVLLTRGIGKLPALEASLLLLLEPALNPLWTFLVHGETPGLLGSLGGGLVLVATTARAWRPAPVAAHG; translated from the coding sequence ATGAGTGGACGCCTGCAAGTGCTGATCGCCGCCGTGCTCTTCTCCACCGCGGGCATGGTCGTGAAGGCGACGACACTGACTTCCTGGCAGGTGGCCGGCTTCCGTTCGGCGGTCGCGGCCGTGTTCCTGCTGCTGGTGGCCCGCATCCATCTCCGCCCGACCTGGCGCACGCTGGGCGTCGGCCTGATCATCGCGGTCACCTTCATCACGTTCATCGTCGCCAACAAGCTCACGACGTCGGCACATGCCGTGTTCCTGCAGGCCGCCGCCCCCCTGTACCTCGTGTTGCTGGGACCATGGCTGCTCGGCGAGCGGATGCACGCCAGCGACCTCCCGTTCCTGGTGGTCGTCGGCATCGGGCTCGTGCTGCTGTTCGCCGGCTCGGTCGCGCCCTCGACCACGGCCCCCAATCCCGTGCTCGGCAACGTGATCGCCACGGCGAGCGGCGTCACGTGGGCCCTGGTCCTGGTCGGCGTCCGGCACATCTCCCGCGACGAAGGCCTCCGCGGCGCCATGACGGCGACCTTCTACGGCAACGTCTTGGCGTTCCTGCTCTGCGCGCCGCTGGCGTTCCCCGTGGTGGGCGCACGCCCCGTGGACTGGGCGGTCATCGGGTATCTCGGGTGCTTCCAGCTCGGGCTGTCGTACGTGCTGCTCACGCGGGGCATCGGCAAGCTCCCGGCCCTCGAGGCGTCGCTGCTGTTGCTCCTCGAGCCGGCGCTCAATCCGTTGTGGACGTTCCTGGTCCACGGCGAAACTCCCGGGCTGCTGGGCAGCCTCGGCGGCGGCCTCGTGCTGGTGGCCACCACGGCGCGTGCCTGGCGGCCCGCGCCGGTTGCTGCGCACGGCTGA
- a CDS encoding small ribosomal subunit Rsm22 family protein, whose amino-acid sequence MDDDAWHAAYLAVRLPATYAAVAATLGMVPPEMRAGVRDLLDLGAGPGTATWAALAACADLKAVTQVDRSAALLAIGTRLAPAAVEGRDVALASRVADIGASTAWPAADLVVSAFTQGELAGPARARLVLGAWAASRHLLVLVEPGTPVGFAHLAEARTTLLGAGAQMVAPCPHAGPCPVREAAGRDWCHFSVRLPRTRRHRQLKGGTLGYEDEKFACLAVARTAAAPAAARVLRHPRVSKGQISLDLCTADGLRREVVTRRDAWWRAARKATWGDAWDRDTAPADTDD is encoded by the coding sequence ATCGACGACGATGCGTGGCACGCCGCGTACCTTGCGGTGCGCCTGCCCGCCACGTATGCGGCCGTCGCGGCGACCCTCGGCATGGTGCCGCCGGAGATGCGGGCCGGCGTGCGGGATCTGCTGGATCTCGGCGCGGGGCCAGGCACCGCCACGTGGGCGGCCCTGGCCGCGTGCGCGGACCTGAAGGCCGTGACGCAGGTCGACCGCAGCGCCGCGCTGCTGGCCATCGGGACGCGCCTCGCACCGGCGGCGGTCGAGGGCCGCGACGTTGCGCTGGCCTCGCGCGTCGCCGACATCGGGGCGTCGACCGCGTGGCCGGCGGCCGACCTCGTGGTCAGCGCGTTCACGCAGGGCGAACTGGCGGGCCCGGCGCGGGCCCGCCTCGTGCTCGGCGCCTGGGCAGCATCACGCCACCTGCTGGTGCTCGTGGAGCCGGGGACCCCGGTCGGCTTCGCGCACCTGGCGGAGGCGCGGACGACGCTGCTGGGCGCGGGGGCGCAGATGGTGGCGCCGTGCCCGCATGCGGGCCCCTGCCCGGTGCGCGAGGCGGCCGGCCGCGACTGGTGTCACTTCAGCGTGCGGCTGCCGCGGACGCGGCGGCATCGACAGCTGAAGGGCGGGACGCTGGGGTACGAGGACGAGAAGTTCGCGTGCCTGGCCGTGGCACGGACGGCGGCGGCGCCGGCAGCTGCCCGGGTGCTGCGGCACCCGCGGGTCTCGAAGGGGCAGATCAGCCTCGACCTGTGCACGGCCGACGGCCTGCGCCGCGAGGTGGTGACGCGCCGCGACGCGTGGTGGCGCGCGGCGCGCAAGGCGACGTGGGGCGATGCCTGGGACCGGGACACCGCCCCTGCCGATACCGACGACTAG
- a CDS encoding amidohydrolase family protein, which translates to MHRRRLLTGAGASALVATLGPWARAPRASQARHAEILIRGGRVFDGALQEPRAGDVAVGQGRILAVGDLPGWSAARTIDAGGRIVAPGFVDTHSHAGESLVRKGLHSAEALLAQGVTTLVINPDGGGPVDLARQRAAMGLLGLGVNVAPLVGHGSIRGAVLGGENRAPSPAERTRMHDLLRSALREGAFGLSSGLFYTPGAYAATDEVTDLMRVAAEVLGPSAVHTSHIRDEGTYSIGVVAAVDEIIAIAEGSGTTGIVTHMKALGPDAWGRTRECVAHVEAARRRGVAVWADQYPYEASGTSLFAALIPREAQRGGRAALATRLADPAQRAALLPQVADNIRRRGGAASLLIAFHPPDRSVEGRSLAQLAEARHVPPEEVALALVARHDTSTVSFNMSMDDIEYLMRQPWMMTCSDGATYFAGEGKPHPRGHGAFTRKLTTFVRERGTVSLTQALHSMTGLPAQVCSIAGRGRLVEGAHADVVVFDPAALRDEATYAEPHRHATGMSWVLVNGVPAIADGRSTGALAGVSLRREARRS; encoded by the coding sequence GTGCATCGGCGGCGTTTGCTCACCGGCGCCGGCGCGAGTGCGCTGGTGGCGACCCTCGGTCCCTGGGCGCGGGCGCCACGCGCCTCGCAGGCCCGCCACGCAGAGATCCTCATCCGCGGGGGCCGCGTCTTCGACGGGGCGCTGCAGGAGCCGCGCGCCGGCGACGTCGCGGTCGGACAAGGCCGCATCCTCGCGGTCGGCGACCTGCCCGGGTGGTCGGCGGCCCGCACCATCGACGCCGGAGGACGCATCGTCGCGCCCGGCTTCGTCGACACGCACTCGCATGCCGGCGAGAGCCTGGTCAGGAAGGGCCTGCACTCGGCCGAGGCGCTGCTGGCGCAGGGCGTCACCACGCTGGTCATCAATCCCGATGGCGGCGGCCCGGTGGACCTTGCCAGACAGCGCGCCGCGATGGGCCTGCTCGGGCTCGGCGTCAACGTCGCGCCGCTGGTGGGGCACGGCTCGATTCGCGGGGCGGTGCTCGGCGGCGAGAACCGCGCCCCCTCGCCGGCCGAGCGCACCCGCATGCACGACCTGCTGCGGAGCGCCCTGCGGGAGGGCGCGTTCGGGCTCTCGAGCGGGCTGTTCTACACCCCCGGTGCGTACGCCGCCACCGACGAAGTCACCGACCTCATGCGGGTCGCCGCGGAGGTGCTCGGGCCGTCGGCGGTCCACACCAGCCACATCCGCGACGAAGGCACCTACTCGATCGGCGTCGTCGCCGCGGTGGACGAGATCATCGCCATCGCCGAGGGGTCAGGCACCACGGGCATCGTGACGCACATGAAGGCGCTCGGCCCCGACGCCTGGGGCCGGACGCGCGAGTGCGTGGCGCACGTCGAGGCGGCGCGTCGCCGTGGCGTCGCGGTGTGGGCCGACCAGTATCCCTACGAGGCCTCCGGCACGAGCCTGTTCGCGGCGCTGATCCCGCGCGAGGCGCAACGGGGCGGCCGCGCGGCGCTGGCCACCCGGCTCGCCGACCCGGCGCAGCGCGCCGCCCTGCTGCCGCAGGTGGCCGACAACATCCGCCGCCGCGGCGGCGCCGCATCACTGCTGATCGCGTTCCATCCGCCCGACCGCAGCGTCGAAGGGCGATCGCTGGCGCAACTGGCCGAGGCGCGGCACGTGCCGCCCGAGGAGGTCGCGCTGGCGCTGGTGGCCCGCCACGACACGTCCACGGTGTCGTTCAACATGTCCATGGACGACATCGAGTACCTGATGCGCCAGCCCTGGATGATGACCTGCAGCGACGGGGCGACGTACTTCGCCGGCGAGGGCAAGCCGCACCCGCGCGGGCACGGCGCCTTCACGCGCAAGCTGACGACCTTCGTGCGCGAGCGCGGCACCGTGTCGCTGACACAGGCGCTGCACTCGATGACCGGGTTGCCGGCGCAGGTCTGCTCGATCGCCGGGCGTGGACGCCTCGTCGAGGGCGCGCACGCCGACGTCGTCGTGTTCGATCCGGCAGCGCTGCGCGACGAGGCGACCTATGCCGAGCCGCACCGTCACGCGACCGGCATGTCCTGGGTGCTGGTCAACGGCGTGCCTGCCATCGCCGATGGCCGATCGACCGGCGCGCTGGCGGGCGTGTCGCTGCGGCGGGAGGCGCGGCGCTCCTGA
- a CDS encoding ATP-binding protein, whose amino-acid sequence MLFVAGAVLCRLGLLALGAEPRSTTFGPFYGAIVLAALVGGLGPGIVALMLSAAASAWLWVPGAAHAPLALLPFLVFLIVGGSIVWLTHLTGQARLRAERAEHRVQTVLDSITDGFVAVDFSWRYTYVNDAAQRYFGRREDELIGRVCWDVFPQALGTPLEHYYREVMEQRVPVTVELPTVLRPGGWSQLHVSPTAEGISVVFRDVTEARQLREQALSHQERLHRALASARMAAWEYDPRADRVRYGASASDVLGIPADQLPTNREEGTALIHPDDRPAHVARIREASRSADGQYQSQYRLSEAFLQGREGPVWIEDRGRLLFDAVGELVLVQGVMQDVTPQRATEERIRALNQDLRERIAERQLLLEAAEASREAAERSSRAKDEFLAVLSHELRSPMQSVLGWVQVLRTGPLDATHVGRALDTIERNLRQQTQLINDMLDVSRIVSGKLVFHLSTLPLASVVRETVDELRPLAADKGLEVSLEVSGDPFVVADRERVRQVISNLFTNAVKFTPAGGSVHVACGLDQGQARLEVCDTGEGIDPSLLPSIFERFQQADTSSTREHEGLGLGLSITRYIVEHLGGSISASSEGRGRGSSFVARLPLAHERRADAPAPRADVARQARLHKRLAGVDILVVDDHADTVELIAFVLEREGALVRTARSAREAEALWAERPARILVSDLSMPTRDGFALLAAIGGGAVPAIALSGLARADDRQRALEAGFLAHLAKPVEPGLLVETLVRLADGQLAAPASRP is encoded by the coding sequence GTGCTGTTCGTCGCGGGCGCGGTGCTCTGTCGCCTGGGCCTGCTCGCCCTCGGCGCCGAGCCGCGCAGCACGACGTTCGGCCCCTTCTATGGCGCGATCGTCCTCGCGGCGCTGGTCGGCGGGCTCGGCCCGGGCATCGTCGCCCTCATGCTGTCGGCCGCGGCCAGCGCCTGGCTCTGGGTGCCCGGCGCCGCCCACGCTCCGCTCGCGCTCCTGCCCTTCCTCGTCTTCCTGATCGTCGGCGGGTCGATTGTCTGGCTCACCCATCTCACCGGACAGGCGCGCCTGCGGGCCGAACGCGCCGAGCACCGCGTCCAGACGGTGCTCGACAGCATCACCGACGGCTTCGTGGCCGTCGACTTCTCGTGGCGGTACACCTACGTCAACGACGCAGCGCAGCGCTACTTCGGCCGCCGCGAGGACGAGCTGATCGGGCGCGTCTGCTGGGACGTGTTCCCCCAGGCGCTCGGGACACCGCTCGAGCACTACTACCGCGAAGTCATGGAGCAGCGCGTGCCGGTGACGGTCGAACTGCCCACCGTGTTGCGCCCGGGCGGGTGGTCGCAGCTCCATGTGTCGCCGACCGCCGAGGGCATCTCGGTGGTGTTCCGCGACGTCACCGAGGCCCGGCAACTGCGCGAACAGGCGCTGAGCCACCAGGAGCGGCTGCACCGGGCGCTGGCCTCGGCGCGCATGGCCGCATGGGAGTACGACCCGCGCGCCGATCGGGTGCGCTACGGCGCGTCGGCCAGTGACGTGCTCGGCATCCCGGCCGACCAGTTGCCCACCAATCGCGAGGAAGGCACGGCGCTGATCCACCCCGACGATCGGCCGGCCCACGTCGCCCGCATCCGCGAGGCGTCGCGCTCGGCCGACGGGCAGTACCAGTCGCAGTACCGCCTGTCGGAGGCGTTCCTGCAGGGCCGCGAGGGTCCCGTGTGGATCGAGGACCGCGGCCGTCTGCTCTTCGACGCCGTGGGCGAGCTCGTGCTGGTGCAGGGCGTGATGCAGGACGTCACGCCCCAGCGCGCCACCGAGGAGCGCATCCGGGCGCTGAACCAGGACCTGCGCGAGCGCATCGCCGAGCGGCAGCTGCTGCTCGAGGCCGCCGAGGCGTCGCGCGAGGCCGCCGAGCGGTCCAGCCGCGCCAAGGACGAGTTCCTCGCGGTGCTGTCGCACGAGCTCCGGTCGCCGATGCAGTCGGTGCTCGGCTGGGTGCAGGTGCTGCGGACCGGGCCCCTGGACGCGACCCACGTCGGGCGCGCGCTCGACACGATCGAGCGCAACCTCCGTCAGCAGACGCAGCTGATCAACGACATGCTGGACGTCTCCCGCATCGTCTCCGGCAAGCTGGTCTTCCACCTGAGCACCCTGCCGCTGGCCAGCGTCGTCCGCGAGACCGTCGACGAGTTGCGCCCGCTGGCTGCCGACAAGGGGCTCGAGGTGTCGCTGGAGGTGAGTGGGGATCCCTTCGTCGTCGCCGATCGGGAACGCGTGCGCCAGGTGATCTCCAACCTGTTCACCAATGCGGTGAAGTTCACGCCGGCGGGCGGCTCGGTGCACGTGGCGTGCGGGTTGGATCAGGGGCAGGCCAGACTCGAGGTCTGCGACACGGGCGAGGGCATCGACCCTTCACTGCTGCCGTCGATCTTCGAGCGCTTCCAGCAGGCCGACACCAGCTCCACCCGCGAGCACGAAGGGCTCGGGCTCGGCCTGTCCATCACCCGGTACATCGTGGAGCACCTCGGCGGCAGCATCTCGGCCAGCTCCGAGGGCCGGGGCAGGGGCTCCAGCTTCGTGGCGCGACTGCCGCTGGCGCACGAGCGTCGGGCCGACGCCCCGGCGCCGCGCGCCGACGTGGCCCGCCAGGCGCGCCTGCACAAGCGTTTGGCCGGCGTCGACATCCTCGTCGTCGACGATCACGCCGACACGGTGGAGCTGATCGCGTTCGTGCTCGAGCGCGAGGGCGCCCTGGTGCGCACGGCGCGCTCGGCGCGGGAAGCGGAAGCGCTGTGGGCGGAACGTCCGGCGCGCATCCTGGTGAGCGACCTCAGCATGCCGACCCGCGACGGGTTCGCGCTGCTGGCCGCGATCGGCGGCGGCGCGGTGCCGGCGATCGCGCTGAGCGGCCTGGCGCGCGCCGACGACCGGCAGCGCGCGCTCGAGGCGGGCTTCCTGGCGCACCTGGCCAAGCCGGTCGAGCCCGGCCTGCTGGTGGAGACGCTGGTGCGGTTGGCTGACGGCCAGCTCGCGGCCCCGGCCAGCCGGCCCTGA
- a CDS encoding hybrid sensor histidine kinase/response regulator, translating into MPITHATATATGFDVRILIVEDERLLGEELRERLESIGATVVGLVVSGEQAIVAAQQARPDLVLMDIRLKGEMDGIEAATQISRTLGTPIVFLTAHSDQMTVERAKAASPYGYILKPLQEHELRVTLSLALHRCRLERDLRASEQRFLTTLSSIGDAVIATDADGTVTFLNPAAEQITGWTRQEAEGRPIVEVFPVVGEEDRAAVRDPARQAIAQQAVQVIAEPLQLLRREGEPRVVELSAAPIADGTDARGAVVVFRDVSLRRRQEDAAREAETRLREAQKLEAVGRLAGGVAHDVNNMMTVVTGYAELLLSQLAADDPNRGLVEELKQAGDRTAGITRQLLSFSRHRIPRPQLADVSDLLAALEDLLAQVLPPSITLRRLAHGRGARVRVDAGQFEQVILNLALNARDAMPRGGTLTIESSVTSLDAGWRAGADEQLPAGDYVLVAVTDTGAGIAPEISSRVFEPFFSTKADGHGTGLGLAVVRDMVRVAGGQVILYSEPGHGTSFKLYFPLAADQDAAPPASAGEVDDEDLRAETPAVVLLAEDEEAVRGLTRTLLEQHGYTVIAATDGEDALEKAAAHRGRIDMVLTDVVMPRLGGRELTQRLGAERPEIRALFMSGYTADTVLRQGIMRDGLAFLQKPFKGRHLLLAVRDVLRKPPVRP; encoded by the coding sequence ATGCCCATCACCCACGCCACCGCCACCGCCACCGGGTTCGACGTCCGGATCCTCATCGTCGAGGACGAGCGGCTGCTCGGCGAGGAGCTGCGCGAGCGGCTCGAGAGCATCGGCGCCACCGTCGTGGGACTGGTCGTCAGCGGCGAGCAGGCGATCGTGGCGGCGCAGCAGGCGCGCCCCGACCTCGTGCTGATGGACATCCGGCTCAAGGGCGAGATGGACGGCATCGAGGCCGCCACGCAGATCAGCCGCACGCTCGGCACACCCATCGTGTTCCTGACCGCGCACTCCGACCAGATGACGGTGGAGCGCGCCAAGGCGGCCAGTCCCTACGGTTACATCCTCAAGCCGCTGCAGGAGCACGAGCTGCGCGTCACCCTGAGCCTGGCCCTGCACCGGTGCCGGCTCGAGCGCGATCTGCGGGCCAGCGAGCAGCGGTTCCTGACCACCCTGAGCAGCATCGGCGATGCGGTGATCGCGACCGACGCCGACGGCACCGTGACCTTCCTCAATCCCGCCGCGGAACAGATCACCGGGTGGACGCGGCAGGAGGCCGAGGGGCGGCCCATCGTCGAGGTGTTCCCGGTGGTCGGCGAGGAGGACCGCGCCGCGGTCCGTGATCCGGCGCGGCAGGCCATCGCGCAGCAGGCGGTGCAGGTGATCGCCGAGCCCCTCCAGCTCCTGCGGCGTGAAGGCGAGCCGCGCGTGGTGGAGCTGTCGGCGGCGCCGATTGCCGATGGCACCGACGCGCGCGGCGCCGTGGTGGTGTTCCGCGACGTGTCGCTGCGGCGGCGCCAGGAGGACGCGGCGCGCGAGGCCGAGACGCGCCTGCGCGAGGCCCAGAAGCTCGAGGCGGTGGGTCGCCTGGCCGGCGGGGTGGCCCACGACGTCAACAACATGATGACGGTCGTGACCGGCTACGCCGAGCTGCTGCTGTCGCAGCTGGCCGCCGACGACCCGAACCGCGGCCTGGTGGAGGAGCTCAAGCAGGCCGGCGATCGCACCGCGGGCATCACCCGGCAGCTGCTCTCGTTCAGCCGGCACCGCATCCCCCGACCGCAACTGGCCGACGTGAGCGACCTGCTCGCCGCGCTCGAGGACCTGCTCGCGCAGGTGCTACCGCCCTCGATCACGCTGCGGCGGCTGGCGCACGGGCGCGGCGCGCGCGTGCGGGTCGACGCCGGGCAGTTCGAGCAGGTGATCCTCAACCTCGCGCTGAACGCGCGCGACGCCATGCCGCGCGGCGGCACGCTGACCATCGAGAGCAGCGTGACCTCGCTCGATGCCGGATGGCGCGCCGGCGCCGACGAGCAACTGCCCGCCGGTGACTACGTGCTGGTGGCGGTGACCGACACGGGCGCGGGCATCGCGCCGGAAATCTCCTCGCGCGTCTTCGAGCCGTTCTTCTCGACCAAGGCCGATGGGCACGGGACGGGCCTCGGCCTTGCCGTGGTGCGCGACATGGTGCGCGTCGCGGGCGGGCAGGTGATCCTCTACAGCGAGCCCGGGCACGGCACGTCGTTCAAGCTCTACTTCCCGTTGGCCGCCGACCAGGACGCGGCGCCGCCGGCCAGCGCTGGCGAGGTCGACGACGAGGACCTGCGCGCCGAGACGCCTGCCGTGGTGCTGCTGGCCGAGGACGAGGAAGCGGTGCGCGGCCTCACCCGCACGTTGCTCGAGCAGCACGGCTACACGGTGATCGCCGCCACCGATGGCGAGGACGCGCTCGAGAAGGCGGCGGCCCACCGCGGCCGCATCGACATGGTGCTCACCGACGTGGTGATGCCGCGGCTGGGCGGGCGCGAGCTGACGCAACGGCTCGGCGCCGAGCGCCCGGAGATTCGCGCCCTCTTCATGTCGGGCTACACGGCCGACACGGTCCTGCGCCAGGGCATCATGCGCGACGGCCTGGCGTTTCTCCAGAAGCCGTTCAAGGGCCGTCACCTCCTGCTCGCGGTGCGCGACGTGCTCCGCAAGCCCCCGGTCCGCCCCTGA
- a CDS encoding DinB family protein, with protein MMRTAMAMAIVLGTAALAAAQDNPMVAAIKAQHAMVKGNLVKSAAKVAEADYAFKPTPEVRSFGELVGHVANANYMICSTAIGEKSPAPGNIEKTVTGKAALEKALGESLAYCETAIGKLTAANVHEEIKFFTGPTPRLAVFAFNNSHNMEHYGNMVTYMRLKGIVPPSSEGR; from the coding sequence ATGATGCGTACGGCGATGGCGATGGCGATCGTGCTCGGCACTGCGGCGCTCGCGGCGGCCCAGGACAACCCCATGGTGGCCGCAATCAAGGCCCAGCACGCCATGGTGAAGGGAAACCTCGTGAAGTCGGCCGCCAAGGTGGCCGAGGCCGACTACGCCTTCAAGCCCACCCCCGAGGTGCGCAGCTTCGGCGAGTTGGTGGGGCACGTGGCCAACGCCAACTACATGATCTGTTCGACGGCGATCGGCGAGAAGAGCCCGGCGCCCGGCAACATCGAGAAGACCGTCACCGGCAAGGCCGCGCTCGAGAAGGCGCTCGGCGAGTCGCTCGCCTATTGCGAGACCGCCATCGGCAAGCTGACCGCGGCCAACGTGCACGAGGAGATCAAGTTCTTCACCGGCCCGACGCCGCGCCTCGCCGTGTTCGCCTTCAACAACTCGCACAACATGGAGCACTACGGCAACATGGTGACCTACATGCGCCTCAAGGGCATCGTGCCGCCCTCGAGCGAGGGCCGCTAG
- a CDS encoding histidine kinase dimerization/phosphoacceptor domain -containing protein yields MPHPPARQESPYTSGPAARPRVVAVPLPLQILTATGIYGVAAWAGFRLFSVPGSIAILWPAAGVLVGALLLLPRAAWWSMAGAAWGTTALLQHLLGVPLTLALPLSGLGVAEAVLATWTLMRMRPALVRFDSPQDLFALVTVGTLSSMVAAAAAAMFVRGAGGSMVDAWHVFTVWSSGHAVGIMLFAPAALVWKRPHVPTSPGAQRAGRAPEAILAFGAMSLVSVLVFFDGVGIVRAPMLLSLPFEVIPFAILIAVRFGVRGAVLAMVGLSLVAVSGTGAGGAAFALTHPDLDARVVVTQWYLATIGMATLVLALAIEQGRWQEFQTRLLNEALAEANGVLVHEIGERERTALSLRMLLDATPEGIVVVDDEGLIVEVNGALEWMFGYSRNQLLGQSSDMLVAETDRRAVQAYRERYAADPQAMLTRGPGPDLTAVRSDGKTFPAQVGLSPYRLGEQLRIIATVRDVTEQRAVERRMATNLREKEVLLREVHHRVKNNMAVMSSLFYLQQRYAKDPDTVRVFRESESRVRSMAMVHEVLYRSDDLSAVDFSRYLDSLVDHLANVYRGTLPGLRIEREIAPIRLSLDQAVPCGLLLNEVLTNAFKHAFVDGAPPVLRVQALARSGEVRIEIVDNGVGVPEDLLPDRTQTLGMRLMQALTEQLEGRLATVRQERGTRTSLTFPLVVGAAAPGALPSPIPA; encoded by the coding sequence GTGCCCCATCCCCCCGCCCGTCAGGAGTCGCCCTACACGTCAGGTCCCGCCGCCCGCCCCCGGGTCGTCGCGGTGCCCCTGCCGCTGCAGATCCTGACCGCGACCGGGATCTACGGCGTCGCCGCTTGGGCCGGCTTCCGGCTGTTCAGCGTGCCCGGCTCCATCGCCATCCTCTGGCCGGCCGCCGGCGTGCTCGTCGGCGCACTCCTGCTGTTGCCCCGGGCGGCCTGGTGGTCGATGGCCGGGGCGGCCTGGGGCACGACCGCGCTCCTGCAGCACCTGCTCGGCGTGCCGTTGACCCTGGCGCTGCCCTTGTCGGGCCTGGGCGTGGCCGAGGCCGTACTGGCGACGTGGACGCTGATGCGGATGCGGCCGGCCCTGGTCCGGTTCGACAGCCCCCAGGACCTGTTCGCGCTGGTCACCGTCGGGACGCTGAGCTCCATGGTGGCGGCGGCGGCCGCGGCGATGTTCGTGCGCGGCGCGGGCGGGTCCATGGTGGACGCGTGGCACGTGTTCACCGTGTGGTCGTCGGGCCACGCCGTCGGCATCATGCTGTTCGCCCCGGCAGCCCTGGTCTGGAAGCGCCCCCACGTGCCCACGTCGCCCGGCGCCCAGCGGGCCGGCCGAGCGCCGGAGGCGATCCTCGCGTTCGGGGCCATGTCCCTCGTGTCGGTGCTGGTCTTCTTCGACGGCGTCGGGATCGTGCGGGCGCCGATGCTGCTCTCGCTGCCCTTCGAGGTGATCCCGTTCGCGATCCTGATCGCGGTACGCTTCGGCGTCCGCGGCGCGGTGCTCGCCATGGTGGGCCTGTCGCTGGTCGCCGTCTCGGGCACGGGGGCCGGCGGCGCGGCGTTCGCGCTCACCCACCCCGACCTCGACGCGCGCGTCGTCGTGACGCAGTGGTACCTGGCCACGATCGGCATGGCGACGCTGGTGCTGGCCCTGGCCATCGAGCAGGGACGCTGGCAGGAGTTCCAGACGCGCCTGCTCAACGAGGCCCTCGCCGAGGCCAACGGCGTGCTCGTCCACGAGATCGGCGAGCGTGAGCGGACCGCGCTGTCGCTGCGCATGCTGCTCGACGCCACCCCCGAAGGCATCGTCGTGGTCGACGACGAGGGGCTGATCGTCGAGGTCAACGGCGCGCTGGAGTGGATGTTCGGCTACTCGCGCAACCAGTTGCTGGGGCAGTCGAGCGACATGCTGGTCGCCGAGACCGACCGGCGCGCGGTGCAGGCCTATCGCGAGCGCTACGCCGCCGACCCGCAGGCGATGCTGACGCGTGGTCCCGGGCCCGACCTGACCGCGGTGCGCAGCGACGGCAAGACGTTCCCGGCGCAGGTGGGGCTGAGTCCGTACCGGCTCGGCGAGCAGTTGCGCATCATCGCGACGGTGCGCGACGTGACCGAGCAACGGGCCGTCGAGCGACGGATGGCGACCAACCTGCGCGAGAAGGAAGTGCTGCTGCGCGAGGTCCACCACCGCGTCAAGAACAACATGGCCGTCATGTCGAGCCTGTTCTACCTGCAGCAACGGTATGCGAAGGACCCGGACACGGTGCGGGTGTTCCGCGAGAGCGAGTCGCGCGTGCGCAGCATGGCGATGGTCCACGAGGTGCTGTACCGGTCCGACGACCTGTCGGCGGTGGACTTCTCGCGCTACCTCGACTCGCTGGTGGATCACCTGGCCAACGTGTACCGCGGCACGCTGCCGGGGCTGCGCATCGAGCGCGAGATCGCGCCGATCCGGCTGTCGCTGGACCAGGCGGTGCCCTGCGGCCTGCTACTCAACGAGGTGCTGACCAACGCCTTCAAGCACGCGTTCGTCGACGGCGCGCCGCCGGTGCTCCGCGTGCAGGCCCTGGCCAGGAGCGGCGAGGTGCGCATCGAGATCGTGGACAATGGCGTCGGCGTGCCCGAAGACCTCCTCCCCGATCGGACGCAGACGCTGGGCATGCGCCTCATGCAGGCCCTCACCGAGCAACTCGAGGGCCGCCTCGCGACCGTGCGCCAGGAACGCGGCACCCGCACCAGCCTGACCTTCCCTCTCGTCGTGGGGGCGGCCGCCCCTGGCGCGCTCCCGTCGCCGATACCCGCATAA